Part of the Weissella coleopterorum genome is shown below.
TATGGGAATGTTAGTCCATGAATTAAGTGTCTTATTAGTTGTTTTTAATGCTTTACGCTTAAATTATTTCAAATAATTTTTTAAAAGAGGAGTTATCAAAATGGCAAATTTTAAAGTAACAATGCAATTGGACGATTTATCATGTCCATCATGTATGATTAAGATTCAAAAAGCACTCACGGGTCAACCCGGCTTATCAAAGCTAAATGTGCTCTTTAACGCTAGTAAAATTAAACTAGTCCTAGATGATACAGCTAACAACATTGAAAATATTCAAAACATTCTAAATCATCTGGGCTATCCCGTCCAAAAAGTTACAGTGAAGGAGTAATCTAATGACTAATCAAACCAGTAAATATGAAGAAGAACTTCAACGGGCTGAATTTGAGCACCATTATCCTACTGCAGGTGCCATGATTGGTCATATCATTGCCAACTTATCCATTCATTCTTTAAAGATTAAGCAAGCTAGATTATTTGCAACGGACCATGCTCAATTATTTTTTACTCAGTTTGCGCAAGATTGGTATCAAAACGAACAAACTTATATTTGGCAATTGAGTCAAAGCCTAAGAGATGAAGATGAACTAATTCCAACTACTCAAAGCGAAATACAAACTTACACTGGGCTAACCGAGGATGCATCCCTTAAGTATCAGGCCGGAGCCGAACAATTATTTGATTTAATTAAAGATTTTGATACCCAATTACTTTATATTACAAAGGGAATCGCCTTAGCACAGAAAGAAAGCCATTTTGGTGAAATCAAGCAATTAGAACAACTCTACAGTTGGATTAAGGCTCAGATTACTCAAGGTCAGCTATTCTTAGGTCATTCGATTAAAGAGGGACTTTATGTTGAAAGCGAGGATGACGATGAATAATCAGCTCTGCGTACAACTTGTTCCTTTATTTCAAAAATTAATAAGGGCTGATCAAGAGGAGATCGAAAAAATTGTTCATCATACTTTAGTCCAAAAAGGCAATATCGTTTATGCACCTAATGAGGAACAACAGTTAATCATTCTGGAGGCAGGACGTGTCAAGGTCGAACGTTTAATGGAGAATGGGGATGCACACCTCCAAACGATGTTGTACGCTGGTGATTTCATCGGTGAGAATTGGTTATTTGGGACAAAAAATAATAATGTTTTTCTTACCGCGGAAGAAGATTCTCACGTTTGTCGAATCAACGCAGATCAATTTAAAAAATTATTAATTGAATTACCACAGTTAAGCTATGAACTGACTAAACATACTGTTAATAAGATCAATACAATTAACCAACAAAATTATTATTTAACTATTTATAAGACTAAAGACCGAATTATGACTTACTTGATGGACTTGATAGAGGAACAGGAAAGTTATACGATCAAATTACCATTTAATCTAAAGAATACGGCATCATATTTAGGAACGACACCCGAAACTATTTCACGTGTGCTGAAGGACTTAGTTGATAAGCAAGAAATAAAACGTTTGAGTCTGAACCGGTTTATCTTTTCTTCTAAAATACAAAAATAATATTTAACTATCATAATAATAAAGCTTTCTCAGTACTATAATGATGTTTATAGAATCGGTATCGTGAGCGATTGCGATAGGTAAATCAACTGAAAATCTATTAATATCTTTGGGATAGTCCAACTTTTCTTTTATGAGTTAATAATTTATAGCAATGCAGAGAGGGGATGTCACTCTAATCGGCATATTTTGATCAATTAAAAAATAGCTTAACATTAATTATTGTCACTATTAATATCCATTAAAAAAACTGATATCTAAGTTTAGATATCAGTTTTTTATGCTAATTTTTAAAATCGTAGAGCAGGAGGGTAAAAGTTCACTTACTTCATGTATACGACTTGCTTAATGTACCCATTTTATTAGTGTTATTTGCCTAAACTACTACTATTCAAGTTCTTCAATTGCCTGATTTCTCCGTTGCTGATCCGCATGAATATAAATTTTAGTCGCTGAATCTGTCGTTTGCCCTAAAGCTTGTTGAACATCCACAACCGAATTGGTTGCTCGATATAATTCAGTCCCAAAGGTATGCCGGAGCTTATGAGGGGTTGTTTCACGACCATAAGCTTTCGTCAATTTTTTAACCATTCGTTCAACTTGTGACTGGGAGATACGATAAACCTGTTGTCGGCTAGTTGAAAGGAATAGTGCAGCATGCTCATCTTGGCCAAAGCGCAATTGACGTTCAATTAGCCAATCTTGTAAGTAGGGTTCAGCCCAACCCGCATACTTAACTACATCTTCATGGTCACCTTTGCGCACAACGTGATTAATCAAGTGATTTTCTTGATCTAAATCAGTCAAATTAATATTTACTAATTCCGTAACACGTAAACCAGAAGCAACTAAGAGGGAAAAGATAGCATAATTACGTTGCTCGGTTTGCTCAAAAAGTTTTCGTGCCTGTGGTGATAATGAAGGTTTATATTCTAAACGAAGCCATTCTAAAAAATCAAATTTACGTTCACCATCAAAGATTTTCTGATTAATAGCATTGGCTTTCGCGTTTAAGGTAGCTTCACCAACTTTAAATTTAATTTTAGCCATTGGGTTATATGTCAGGTAACTATACGGTTGATTATTAGGATCAGTCGACTCCACCGTTAACCATCGAAAAAATCCGCGTAAGGTCATAATTCTAGTATTAATCGTATTCTTACCAATTAATTTTCCGGTTGTCTGCATCGGGGTTGATAACATTTCTGTAATATATTCCTGAATTTGTTCAGCTGTGATTTGAGCAATTGATTCCAATGTAAAATCTTGAATTTGTTCTATCTCGGAAGTAGGAGAGGTTGTTAAATACCAATCAAAAAATTGATGCAGATTCGAAATCGTTGTATACATAGTTGATGGTTGCATACCACTTGATATACGGTAACTATAAAAATTTTGTACGATTGGGGGCATAATTGCCAACTTTTTCTTCGTATTTTTAATAAATTGTTCTTTAGTAGTCATAATTAGCGTCCTAAATGTTAAATAATATGTTCATATTACCATATTTTAGTTCAATGTACGTACGGATATCGTTTGATAGCTATCGTTCCTAATCCAATTGGGTAGAGCGGAATAATAGTTTATTCTTCAAAAAATCATCATAAATTTTCAACCAAAATAATAGTATAATGGGCGTTAATAATATTACAATCCTTCTAGGAGCAGAGCATGATTCCACTAAATCTTATTACAAAATATCTCATTAATTCTTTTCAATCTATATCGGAAAATAAAGATAAAAACCATTCAGAATTATACCCAATTAATTATAAATATATCATATAGGTGAAATCATGAATAAAACTTTGCTCTTAATTGAAGATGAAGTAGCGCTAGCTAACTCTCTTGCAACTGAATTTAAATTTGAAAATTTTGATGTCTTAATTGCTAAAGATGGTCAAGATGGGTTAAAAACGTTTGAAAAATATACTAATATAATCGATATTATTATATTAGACTGGATGTTACCCAAAATGAGTGGTATGAATTTATTAAGAGAAATTCGTAAAATTAGTCAAGTTCCTATTATTATGCTTACAGCCCGTAATTACATTAGCGACAAAGTGATGGCCTTGTCAAATGGTGCAGATGACTATATTACAAAGCCATTTGAGTTAGAAGAGCTATTAATCCGGATTAAAGTCGCATTGCGACATACACAAAAGTCCGTTTCCGATCAATTAATATCAATTAATAATTTAAAAATTAATCTTGAAAAAACCCGGGTCTGTATCGACGATAAAATCATTGCTTTAACTAAACGCGAGTGCGATTTATTGGTCTACTTAATGACTAATAAGGATCGCACTTGTTCTCGC
Proteins encoded:
- the xerS gene encoding tyrosine recombinase XerS, coding for MTTKEQFIKNTKKKLAIMPPIVQNFYSYRISSGMQPSTMYTTISNLHQFFDWYLTTSPTSEIEQIQDFTLESIAQITAEQIQEYITEMLSTPMQTTGKLIGKNTINTRIMTLRGFFRWLTVESTDPNNQPYSYLTYNPMAKIKFKVGEATLNAKANAINQKIFDGERKFDFLEWLRLEYKPSLSPQARKLFEQTEQRNYAIFSLLVASGLRVTELVNINLTDLDQENHLINHVVRKGDHEDVVKYAGWAEPYLQDWLIERQLRFGQDEHAALFLSTSRQQVYRISQSQVERMVKKLTKAYGRETTPHKLRHTFGTELYRATNSVVDVQQALGQTTDSATKIYIHADQQRRNQAIEELE
- a CDS encoding heavy-metal-associated domain-containing protein — its product is MANFKVTMQLDDLSCPSCMIKIQKALTGQPGLSKLNVLFNASKIKLVLDDTANNIENIQNILNHLGYPVQKVTVKE
- a CDS encoding Crp/Fnr family transcriptional regulator; protein product: MLKARMTMNNQLCVQLVPLFQKLIRADQEEIEKIVHHTLVQKGNIVYAPNEEQQLIILEAGRVKVERLMENGDAHLQTMLYAGDFIGENWLFGTKNNNVFLTAEEDSHVCRINADQFKKLLIELPQLSYELTKHTVNKINTINQQNYYLTIYKTKDRIMTYLMDLIEEQESYTIKLPFNLKNTASYLGTTPETISRVLKDLVDKQEIKRLSLNRFIFSSKIQK
- a CDS encoding response regulator transcription factor; amino-acid sequence: MNKTLLLIEDEVALANSLATEFKFENFDVLIAKDGQDGLKTFEKYTNIIDIIILDWMLPKMSGMNLLREIRKISQVPIIMLTARNYISDKVMALSNGADDYITKPFELEELLIRIKVALRHTQKSVSDQLISINNLKINLEKTRVCIDDKIIALTKRECDLLVYLMTNKDRTCSRNDLLDAVWGVDFTGQPNIVDVYIRNLRHKIPRNLIHTIRNQGYMISNNYIE
- a CDS encoding DNA-binding protein yields the protein MTNQTSKYEEELQRAEFEHHYPTAGAMIGHIIANLSIHSLKIKQARLFATDHAQLFFTQFAQDWYQNEQTYIWQLSQSLRDEDELIPTTQSEIQTYTGLTEDASLKYQAGAEQLFDLIKDFDTQLLYITKGIALAQKESHFGEIKQLEQLYSWIKAQITQGQLFLGHSIKEGLYVESEDDDE